AATCTTCCATCACTTTTATGGATGCAATCACCGCATCCATCGAAGTGCCGCCTTTGGCGAGCACATCGTAACCAGCATTGAGCGCTTCGTTGAGTTTGTCTTTGTATTGCTGTTCGAGTTGCGGACTCATGCTGTCTTTGAGAATGGTTCCCGCTCCTCCATGAATTACAATGGCGAAATTTTCCATAGAAGTTTTTTGTGAAAAGAGATTTGTTCCTGCTGTGAGAATAATTGCTGAAAGGATGATTTTATTTTTCATCTGACGAATGTAGAAAATTTCAGTCATGTTTTTGCGAATTGCTACTTTCGCCCTGTGAAGCAACTGATTTTTCTTCTGAAATATTTTAAGTATTGGTTTTTCGCCAAGAACGCTCACGGAATTCATTCTCCGTTTGTATTTCAGTTATACAATGAAGCGATAAATAAAAAAGGCAGTTATTATTCCTTCGATAAAATTGAACATCTCCGAAAAAAACTTCTCATTTCAAAAAAAGAAATTGAAGTTGCAGATTTCGGAACGGGAAAATCAGGAAAGCGGAGCATTGCTGCAATTGTTCAGCGCTCGGCAAAAAATGAAAAGTATTGCCAGCTGCTTTTCCGCCTGGCATATCATTTCCATCCCGAAACAATTCTTGAACTCGGAACTTCGTTGGGAATAAGCACGCTCTATCTTGCGTCTGCAAATAAAAAAACAACTGTGATAACCATAGAAGGTTCGCCTGAAGTGGCAGAGTGCGCGCAGAAAAATTTCAGAACGGAAAATGCCGGAAACATCAAACTTGTAACCGGGAATTTTGATGTTGTTCTTCCCGATGTGCTGAATCAAAAAATAAAACTTGCAAAACGAAAACTTGATTTTTGTTTCTTCGATGGCAATCACCACAAGCAACCCACCCTGAAATATTTTTCCCAGTGTCTTGAATATGCGCACAACGATTCTGTTTTTATTTTCGATGATATTCACTGGTCAAATGAAATGGAAGAAGCGTGGGAGGAAATAAAATCTCATCCGAAAGTTTCAGTGACTGTAGATTTATTTTTTCTGGGATTAGTTTTCTTTCGAACCGAACAAGTCAAAGAGAATTTTACCCTTAGATTCTAAATTCATTTACCTTTATGCCTAATGCAATCCATCATCTCTCTCAATGATATTGGTCGTTCTTATAAAGTAGGAACAGAAATTATTCACGCGCTTCGTTCTGTTACGCTCGATATTTACAAGAATGAATATGTGGCGCTAATGGGACCATCCGGTTCCGGAAAATCCACTCTGATGAATGTGCTAGGATGTTTGGATACGCCTTCGAAAGGAGAATATATTCTGAACGGGCATTCCGTTGCGCACATGAGCGATAATCAACTCGCGGAAGTCCGCAATAAGGAAATCGGTTTTGTGTTTCAAACTTTTAATCTGATGCCGCGGCTTTCTGCGCTGGAAAATGTAACTGTTCCGCTTGTTTATTCCGGAATAAATAAAAAAGAAAGAATCAATCTTGCTATGGAATCGCTCGAACACGTAGGTCTTGGCGATAGAATGAAACATAAACCGAATGAACTTTCGGGCGGACAAAAACAACGTGTGGCAGTTGCACGCGCGCTGGTGAACAAGCCATCCATCATTCTTGCCGATGAGCCAACCGGAAATCTTGATTCAAAAACTTCGGAAGAAATTATGGGACTCTTCGAAGAAATTCACAGGCAAGGCAACACAATTATTTTAGTAACGCATGAAGAAGATATTGCGCAGCACGCACACAGAATTGTCCGCCTGAAGGACGGCTTGATTGAATCGGACAGAAAAAATGAAAATGTAATTACTGTCGGGAAAATAAAAATGGAAGCAATCGGTTAATCAGGAATTCGGCTTATCGTAATCTTTCTCCTGAATTTTATTTCCCTGCTCATCGTAAAAAATCCATTTGCCGGTTTCTTTTCCATCCTTGTAATATCCTTCGTAATAAAGTTTTTCGCTCTCGTAATACACTTTTGCACTTCCATCACGAAAACCATCTTTAAAAAAACCTTCGCTCTGAACATTTCCGTTTTCAAAAAAACTTGTCCACTGCCCGTTGCGCTTTCCGTTTATGTAATACCCGCGCATTTTTATAACACCATTCGAATATTTTAAAATATAATCTCCCTGCTGAACGGGAGGATTTTTTTCAATCACTCCAACTTTTCCGCGAAGTGTTGTGTCAATTGTTATGGAATCTTTTTTTGAATCGTTTGCATTTTTTTCCTTATCAGATGAGCAGGAAAAAAAACAGGAAGTAGAAATCAGTAAATAAAAAAATATTTTTGTTTTCATATTTCTAATTTTTTCTTTCTATCGTATAAACTACCAATTGTTCCAGCGCATTTTTTGCATCCGAATTTTTAAATTCCGAAAGAAGCTGAAGTGCTTTGTCTTTATGTTCGTGCATTTTTTGTGTTGCATATTCAATTCCTCCGCTGCTCAAAACAAAATCCGTAACCTTTGCAATTTTTTCTTCGTCTTCGTGATTATTTTTTATTGTGTTGATCATTTTTCGTTTGTCGAAGTAAGAAGCATTTTTCAATGCGTAAATTAACGGAAGCGTAAATTTTTTTTCCTTAATGTCATTTCCTGTCGGTTTGCCAATCCCATTGCCTGTTCCAAAATCAAATAAATCATCTTTAATCTGGAAAGCAATTCCCGTCTGCTCACCGAACAATCGCATCTGCTCAATTATTTTTTCATCACTTCCCACCGAAGCTGCGCCACAAGAACAGCACGAAGCAATCAGCACCGCGGTTTTCTGGCGGATGATTTCAAAATAAACGGGTTCGTCCACATCTAATCGTCTTGCTTTTTCAATCTGCAAAAGTTCGCCTTCACTCATTTCTTTCACTGCGTTGGAAACAATTCCAAGCAATCGAAAATCTTTATTGTCGGTAGACAGCAATAATCCGCGCGATAAAAGATAATCTCCAACCAGCACGGCAATTTTATTTTTCCATAGTGCGTTCAGGGAAAAAAATCCTCTGCGCATGTGCGCGTCATCCACCACATCATCGTGCACCAGCGTGGCAGTATGAAGCAATTCAATCAACGAAGCAGCGCGGTAAGTTGATTCATTCATCTCCCCGCAGGTTTTAGCAGAAAGAAACACAAACATCGGGCGCAGTTGCTTGCCTTTGCGCTTCACAATGTACTGCATGATTTTATCGAGCAGCGGAACGTGGCTCCGCATCGCATCGCGGAACTTCTGCTCGAATTCTTCCATCTCTTTTCGGACGGGCGCTTTTATTTCTTCTACGGAAACCATTTTGGGATGGTAAATGTAAGATGTATTTTTATTCGGGCTTTCCCGCGAAACGCGGTCGGGCTTTCCGCTTCAATCTTTGGCGTTTGTAATTCTGAACGAAGTGAAGAATCTATTTCGCCAAAGGATTTCCGCTGCAATCCCTAACGCAAACAGCCGCATAAATTAATTTATAAGAATTGCTTTATTCTTATTCGCCAACTGTCCGCAGGCGGCATCAATATCTTTTCCCCGACTTCTGCGGACATTCACAATGACTCTTTTGCTTTCAAGATAGCCGACAAATTTTTTCAATCGTGCATCTGTTGTCTGTCGGAATTCAGAATTGTCGATGGGATTATATTCTATAATGTTCACTTTGCACGGAACCACTCTGCAAAATTTTTCCAACTCCACCGCATCTGCAATATCATCGTTGAAATCTTTGAAGACGATGTATTCATAAGTAACGCGAGTTCCTGTTTTCTCATAAAAATATTTCAGCGCATCGGCAAGAGCTTCCAGGGAATTCTGTTCGTTAATGGGCATGATTTTATTTCTCTTCTCATCGTTTGCTGCGTGAAGCGAAAGCGCGAAATTAAATTTCACATTATCATCTCCGAGTTTTTTAATCATCTTGGCTATTCCCGCAGTGGAAACGGTGATTCTTTGAGGAGACATTCCCAAACCATCGGGCGAAGTAATTTTCTCTATTGATTCCAAAACATTTTTATAATTCAAAAGCGGTTCGCCCATTCCCATATAAACAATGTTTGAAAGAGGAATGCCATATTTCTCTTCCGACTGCTTCCTTATTATAGCAACCTGATCGTACATTTCATCTGCATCAAGATTGCGCAAGCGTTCCAATCTTCCTGTGGCGCAGAAAGAGCAGGTGAGCGAACATCCAACTTGTGAAGAAATACAGGCAGTCATTCTGTTTTCAGTGGGAATGAGAACTCCTTCTACAATATTTCCGTCATATAATCTGAAAGCATTTTTAATTGTCCTGTCTTTGCTTGTTTGAGATTCAGCAATCGTAACAGCGTGAATGGAAAAACTTTCATCCAGCATTTTGCGCGTTGTCTTCGGAAGGTTTGTCATCTCCTCAAACGAGCGGGCAGATTTTTTCCAGAGCCATTCATACACTTGCTTCGCGCGGAAAGATTTATCACCCTTCTTTTCAAAAAAAGATTTAATCTCCTCCAGCGGAAGAGCGCGTATGTTTTTTTTATTCATCTACTAATGTACTAATCCTTTACTAATTTACGAATAATGCAAAACTCTCTAATTAGTACATTCGTACCTATTAGTAAATTAGTAGATGTGAGAAAGATCTCTGCCGATTATATTTTTCCTGTTTCATCTGCCCCGATTAAAAACGGAGTTGTTACGGTTAATGAAGAAGGAATTATTTTGGAAGTCTCGAGCAATAAGTCAGAAGATGCTGAAGTTCATTCAGGAATTATCGTTCCGGGTTTTGTAAACACGCACTGCCATCTCGAACTTTCCCATCTCAAAGGACAAATTTCTGAACGCAAAGGTCTCACGGGATTTATTTCAGAACTCGTGCCGAAACGCAATACATTTTCTCCGGAACAAATAAAATCTGCGATTATATCTGCAGAAGAAGAAATGATTCGAAACGGCATTGTGGCAGTAGGGGATATTTCCAACACGGAATATTCCTTTGAGCAAAAGAAAAAAGGAAATATCTTCTATCATACATTTATAGAAATTTTTGATTTAGTTTCTGAAAAGGCGGAAGAAAAAATTTCAGAAGCGAAAACTTTAATTTCAAAATTAAAATCTCCAAATGCTTCAATTACTCCTCATGCGCCTTACAGTGTTTCCAGTAAACTAATGGAGCGGATTGACAATCTGAAACAACCTTTCCTCTCCATTCACAATCAGGAATCTTTATTAGAGAATGAATTATTTTTTTCCGGTACCGGTCCGCTTGCTGAACTTATGCAGAAAGCCGGGGTGGATGTAGATTCAAAACGCAGAGCGAAAAACTCTTTACTTTTTATTCTCGGAGGATTAATTGAAACAAAAAAAGTTTTGCTCGTTCACAACACTTACACTTCCAAAGAAGATATTAAAATCATAAAACATTATTCTGAAGGAGGAGGATGCGAAGTAGTACTTTGCTTATGTCCAAACGCGAATTTATATATAGAAAATAAACTTCCTGGCATTTCCATGTTTCTTGAACAAGGAATGAAAATGACAATCGGAACTGACAGTTTAGCATCTAACGATTCGCTTTCTGTTCTGGATGAACTGAAAACTATTTCAAATCAATATACGAAAATTCCTTTTGAAATTTTAATTACGTGGGCAACAAAAAACGGAGCGGAGTTTCTCGGAATGGAAAATGAATTCGGAACAATTGAAAAAGGAAAAAGGCCCGGTTTAAATTTGATCAAAGGAATGAATGAGAAATTTGAGCTTTCTGAAAAAATTTCCGTTCAGAAATTAATTTAAGCCACCTGCGAATTTCCTCCCAAAAGATTTAATTCTTCTGCCGGCTTCAATTTATTTCCTGACGTAACTACTGGACGATACTTCATCAGCGCTTCCGCTAAAAGGAAATCGCGCGGAGTGGTAATTTTAATATTGTCGGGATTGCCGTCAACGAGGTGAATTTTTTCTCCGCTGGCTTCCACCACCGAAGCGTCATCGGTAAAATGAATTTTATATTCAGCCACTGAATATGCTTTTTTCAGAATGCTTGCGAGAAAACATTGCGGAGTTTGGATTACGCAGTAGCGCGTGCGATCCACCGCAATACTTTTTGATGAATCAATCTGGCGGATAGAATCTGTGAGCGGAATCGCAGGCACGGCATTGCCATACATTTCTGCCGCTTTGAAAGAAGTTACAATTGTTTTTGCACTTACGAGCGGGCGCACCGCATCGTGCACCGCCACAATTCCTTCTTCGCTAACCAATGCCAATCCATTTTTCACCGACTCAAATCGGTTTTCACCGCCTTCCACTACTTTTACTTCTGTGTAAAAATTATTTTCCTTGCAGAGTTCCTGCCAGAAATTAATTTGTTCCTTGTTCAGCACCAAAATAATTTCAATACTCAATCCCGCTTCCGCAAATTTTGTGATGGTGTGCATGATGACGGGCTTGCCGTCAAGTTTCATGAATTGTTTTGGAACCGGAGTGTTTGCGCGGGTGCCGTTTCCGCCAGCAACAATGATGGCGTACTTCTTGAGAGGGATGTCTGTCATACTTTTTTCTTGTCTTTACCTAAAAATGTTTTTTGTTTTTGTTTCAGAAAAATTTCTGAATACAAAATAAAATAAAAATTTGTTTCAAGCCAACATTTTCACAAAGAATTTTTCAGAAAAGTTTTTGACAAACGTTATAAAATTATTTCTCCAAATAAATTTTTTCAACCAAATTTTTATTTGCTTCAAGAATTACTTTTCTTTTCAGGGAAAGTTTCGGAGTCATTTCGCCTCCGTCAATACTCCAGTCTTTTGAAAGGAGTTCAAACTTTTTGATGGATTCATATTGAGCAAGGGATTTGTTCATCCGCTCTATGTGGTCGTGAATAATTTTTTTCAGTTCAATATTTTTAATTGCTTCTTCGTTTCCCGGATAAGGTTTCCCTTCTTTTTCATATTTCATTTTCAGTTTTATAAATGAAGGAACAATTAATGCGGAAGCAAACTTCTGATTTTCTCCAATCACCATCACTTGTTCCACCAGCGGACATTCCTTGATTTTGTTTTCAATCATCTGCGGAGCGATGTATTTTCCTCCTGATGTTTTGAACATTTCTTTTTTCCTGTCCGTAATCTTTAAATATTTTCCTTCCTCCAAAATTCCGATATCACCTGTGTGAAACCAGTCGTCTTTGTCAATCGCTTCAGCAGTGGCGTCAGGACGCTTGTAATAGCCGAGCATAATGTTCGGGCCTTTGCAAAGAATTTCCCCATCCTCGGCAATTTTCACAGTTACGCCTTCAATCACTTTTCCCACCGTTCCGAATTTCATTCCATCAGGTTCAAGTGTGTTCACAGCAATAACAGGAGAAGTTTCTGTCAAGCCGTATCCTTCAAGAACAGGAATCTGCGCAGCCCAGAAAATTTTTGCGAGGCGAGGATTCAGCGCAGCGCCTCCTGAAACTGCCGCGCGCACATTTCCGCCAAGAGCTTCGCGCCATTTGGAAAAAATAAATTTGTTGGCAAGTTTCAATTGGAAATTATACCACCAACTTCCTTTTCCTACTCCTTCAAATTTTTCTCCGAGCGCGAGCGCCCAGAAAAATAATTTTCGTTTTATGCCGGTGAGTTCATTTCCTTTCGAAACAATTCTGTCATAAACTTTTTCCAGCAAACGTGGCACACAGGAAAAAACATTTGGTTTTATTTCGCGCAAATTATCTCCTATGGTTTCCAAACTCTCAGCATAATAAATCGAAACCCCGAGATACATATATAAAGAAACCAACATTCGCTCGTAAATATGATTGAGCGGAAGAAAGCTCAAACATTTATCGTTGTGGTCGCATGGCGGAAGATGGCGCACGGCATACACATTCGAAAAAATATTATTGTGGGAGAGCATCACCCCTTTCGGAGTACCTGTCGTTCCCGAAGTATAAAGTATGGTTGCCAAATCATTTTCCTTTATAGAATCCTTGATAGATTTTAGTTTCGCTTCATCTTTATTTTTTTTTCCGAGTTCAACTAAATCGGTGAAATGTTTTGCAGCAGGAAAACTATTGAAGGTGTAAATATCTTTCATGCCCGGCACATTTGCCGAAACTGTTTTTACCTTATTATATATATCCTCGGCAGAAACAAAAATATATTTCACCTGCGCATCTTTTAGAATAAATTCCAAATCATGCTCGCTCACCGTAGGATAAATGGGAATGAGAATGCAGCCGCTCATCTGAATTCCCATATCTGCAAAATTCCATTCGGGACGATTGTTGGCGAGAATTGCAATCTTATCTTCGCGCTGAACTCCGAGCGCGAGCAAACCGCAGGCAAGATTTTCGGAATAGTCAATAAAATCTTTTGTGGAATAAGAAATCCATTTTCCGTTTTCTTTTTTTGAAAGCGCGTCTGCTTTCGGGTATTTTTCGTGAAACTGGTATAAAATATCAAACAATCTCATGTGAACAAAATTAGAGATTTATTAGTAGCCAACTATAAAATATTCGATAACTTCGATGTATAAAATATAAACTCATCACAAATGATTATTCAACATCTCAACTGGCTCGCGGTTGCCGCTGGAGCAATTGCGTATTTCGTTCTCGGAGCAATTTGGTTCGGTCCCATTTTCGGAAAAATGTGGATGGCAGGGCATAAAATAAATCCGCCATCTCCTGAAGAAAAAGAAAAAATGAAAAAAGAAATGTGGAAGTTTATGCTCCCCACTCTTGTTCTTTGTTTTGTCGGCACAGTTGCGCTGGCATATTTCATTCACGTTTTCAGTTTTTACAATGTGAACTGGCGCTGGTACAGCGGAGTGAAAGTTGCGCTTGTTGGCGGAGTTGGTTTCACGAGCGTTGCAATTATAATGAACTATATATATCTGCAGAAGCCATTGAAGATTATGATTATTGATTCTGCATTTCACGTAGCAGGATTAACCATTGCGAGCATTATTTTATCGGTTTGGATGTAAGTAAAAAGTTTCTGTATCTTCGCAATCTATTCGTTTCATTCAAATAAACATGAGAAAATTTTTTCACTTAACCGGAGTATTTTTAGCCGGAATTATTATTTCTTCCTGCGGAACTGCTAAAGAAGATGAAACCCAGCCCGCACAGGATACAGTTGCAGTTGCTGCAACAAAAGATACAGGCAATTTGGCAAAAGATTTTTTCTATTCCCTGCCATCGCCTCTTATAATGGCAAAAATTTTTAAAAAGACCGGATTAAAATATGTAGATGGAGTTGCAAATTCTCCAGATAACATTTCAAAATATTCTTCCGTTAACAGCAAAACGCTGAACCTTGGCATTTACAGCGCTGACCTTGCTTACACGGTGCTTAACAAACAAACACAGCAGGCAAGTAAATACATGGAGTCAGTAAAAAAACTTTCGGATGATTTGGGAATGTCCAGTTTATTTGATTCAGATGATTATCTCAAGCGATTTAAAAATAATCTTAACAACGAAGATTCACTCATCAAAGTGGTGTGCGATTTGAAAAGCGAGATGGATGTTTTCATGAAAGACAATGAAAAAGAAAAACAAACGCTGATGATTTTCATAGGAGCATGGATTGAAAACATGTACATAGCCACGCAACTCACGAAAGAAGCGAACAAAGAAAAAGTTGCCACCCGCATTGCAGAGCAAAAATATATTCTGAACAGTTTGATGAACGTAAGCGCAAATTTTCAAAGCGATCCGGAATTCAAAGACCTGTATAATAAACTTAATGAACTGAAAACTTTGTTTGATAATTTAACTGTTCAAGGAGACAATGAAAAAATAATCATGGATGAATTACAATTGAAAGCCATCACGGAAAAAACCCGCGATCTCAGAAAAGAAATTGTTGGATAAAAAAATTATTTACACATGAAAAAATTTTTATTTGCTTTCTTTTTTTCTTTCTTAGCCGTATTTTCTTTTGCTCAGCAATGCAAGGTGAAACCCATTGTGAAAAATTGCATGGATGCAATGCCGCCCTATCAATATGACAGTTATGCAGTGAAGGAAATTGTTTACGGCCCAAAACCCAAAAAAGAATTTATAGAATTTGAAGTTTACT
Above is a genomic segment from Bacteroidota bacterium containing:
- a CDS encoding class I SAM-dependent methyltransferase — translated: MIFLLKYFKYWFFAKNAHGIHSPFVFQLYNEAINKKGSYYSFDKIEHLRKKLLISKKEIEVADFGTGKSGKRSIAAIVQRSAKNEKYCQLLFRLAYHFHPETILELGTSLGISTLYLASANKKTTVITIEGSPEVAECAQKNFRTENAGNIKLVTGNFDVVLPDVLNQKIKLAKRKLDFCFFDGNHHKQPTLKYFSQCLEYAHNDSVFIFDDIHWSNEMEEAWEEIKSHPKVSVTVDLFFLGLVFFRTEQVKENFTLRF
- a CDS encoding ABC transporter ATP-binding protein is translated as MISLNDIGRSYKVGTEIIHALRSVTLDIYKNEYVALMGPSGSGKSTLMNVLGCLDTPSKGEYILNGHSVAHMSDNQLAEVRNKEIGFVFQTFNLMPRLSALENVTVPLVYSGINKKERINLAMESLEHVGLGDRMKHKPNELSGGQKQRVAVARALVNKPSIILADEPTGNLDSKTSEEIMGLFEEIHRQGNTIILVTHEEDIAQHAHRIVRLKDGLIESDRKNENVITVGKIKMEAIG
- a CDS encoding polyprenyl synthetase family protein, which produces MVSVEEIKAPVRKEMEEFEQKFRDAMRSHVPLLDKIMQYIVKRKGKQLRPMFVFLSAKTCGEMNESTYRAASLIELLHTATLVHDDVVDDAHMRRGFFSLNALWKNKIAVLVGDYLLSRGLLLSTDNKDFRLLGIVSNAVKEMSEGELLQIEKARRLDVDEPVYFEIIRQKTAVLIASCCSCGAASVGSDEKIIEQMRLFGEQTGIAFQIKDDLFDFGTGNGIGKPTGNDIKEKKFTLPLIYALKNASYFDKRKMINTIKNNHEDEEKIAKVTDFVLSSGGIEYATQKMHEHKDKALQLLSEFKNSDAKNALEQLVVYTIERKN
- the rlmN gene encoding 23S rRNA (adenine(2503)-C(2))-methyltransferase RlmN gives rise to the protein MNKKNIRALPLEEIKSFFEKKGDKSFRAKQVYEWLWKKSARSFEEMTNLPKTTRKMLDESFSIHAVTIAESQTSKDRTIKNAFRLYDGNIVEGVLIPTENRMTACISSQVGCSLTCSFCATGRLERLRNLDADEMYDQVAIIRKQSEEKYGIPLSNIVYMGMGEPLLNYKNVLESIEKITSPDGLGMSPQRITVSTAGIAKMIKKLGDDNVKFNFALSLHAANDEKRNKIMPINEQNSLEALADALKYFYEKTGTRVTYEYIVFKDFNDDIADAVELEKFCRVVPCKVNIIEYNPIDNSEFRQTTDARLKKFVGYLESKRVIVNVRRSRGKDIDAACGQLANKNKAILIN
- a CDS encoding amidohydrolase family protein produces the protein MRKISADYIFPVSSAPIKNGVVTVNEEGIILEVSSNKSEDAEVHSGIIVPGFVNTHCHLELSHLKGQISERKGLTGFISELVPKRNTFSPEQIKSAIISAEEEMIRNGIVAVGDISNTEYSFEQKKKGNIFYHTFIEIFDLVSEKAEEKISEAKTLISKLKSPNASITPHAPYSVSSKLMERIDNLKQPFLSIHNQESLLENELFFSGTGPLAELMQKAGVDVDSKRRAKNSLLFILGGLIETKKVLLVHNTYTSKEDIKIIKHYSEGGGCEVVLCLCPNANLYIENKLPGISMFLEQGMKMTIGTDSLASNDSLSVLDELKTISNQYTKIPFEILITWATKNGAEFLGMENEFGTIEKGKRPGLNLIKGMNEKFELSEKISVQKLI
- a CDS encoding 2-C-methyl-D-erythritol 4-phosphate cytidylyltransferase, giving the protein MTDIPLKKYAIIVAGGNGTRANTPVPKQFMKLDGKPVIMHTITKFAEAGLSIEIILVLNKEQINFWQELCKENNFYTEVKVVEGGENRFESVKNGLALVSEEGIVAVHDAVRPLVSAKTIVTSFKAAEMYGNAVPAIPLTDSIRQIDSSKSIAVDRTRYCVIQTPQCFLASILKKAYSVAEYKIHFTDDASVVEASGEKIHLVDGNPDNIKITTPRDFLLAEALMKYRPVVTSGNKLKPAEELNLLGGNSQVA
- a CDS encoding long-chain fatty acid--CoA ligase, translated to MRLFDILYQFHEKYPKADALSKKENGKWISYSTKDFIDYSENLACGLLALGVQREDKIAILANNRPEWNFADMGIQMSGCILIPIYPTVSEHDLEFILKDAQVKYIFVSAEDIYNKVKTVSANVPGMKDIYTFNSFPAAKHFTDLVELGKKNKDEAKLKSIKDSIKENDLATILYTSGTTGTPKGVMLSHNNIFSNVYAVRHLPPCDHNDKCLSFLPLNHIYERMLVSLYMYLGVSIYYAESLETIGDNLREIKPNVFSCVPRLLEKVYDRIVSKGNELTGIKRKLFFWALALGEKFEGVGKGSWWYNFQLKLANKFIFSKWREALGGNVRAAVSGGAALNPRLAKIFWAAQIPVLEGYGLTETSPVIAVNTLEPDGMKFGTVGKVIEGVTVKIAEDGEILCKGPNIMLGYYKRPDATAEAIDKDDWFHTGDIGILEEGKYLKITDRKKEMFKTSGGKYIAPQMIENKIKECPLVEQVMVIGENQKFASALIVPSFIKLKMKYEKEGKPYPGNEEAIKNIELKKIIHDHIERMNKSLAQYESIKKFELLSKDWSIDGGEMTPKLSLKRKVILEANKNLVEKIYLEK
- a CDS encoding DUF1761 domain-containing protein, which gives rise to MIIQHLNWLAVAAGAIAYFVLGAIWFGPIFGKMWMAGHKINPPSPEEKEKMKKEMWKFMLPTLVLCFVGTVALAYFIHVFSFYNVNWRWYSGVKVALVGGVGFTSVAIIMNYIYLQKPLKIMIIDSAFHVAGLTIASIILSVWM